The genome window AAATGTCCAAATTAAGTGAATTTTGATATAAATGATaagatatataatatcaaatgatTCAACAGTTAGATTGGTTAATTTCATATTCTACAAAAAGTTATCAAGTGGTGCAATTGTGATTATGTTGACATTTCTTGCTatagttttttttcccttttatattACTTGATTGACTCTTGTTATTAACCTCTGTTTTTGGCTTAAATTTatgacttttaattattaattgtgaGTATGTCTTCGATTGTGGAGACTTTTTTGAGCATTTATATATGTGATATATGTTATTTAATCTACATCTATAATTTCATGATAGAGGTCATCCTACTATCCGTTATCCCTCTATAGCGGTTTTGGGGTTGATTGCTCCCGACTGTTATCTGGGATTGATAACTATGATTATGTCTTGACTTGTTAAATTACCTTGACTATTTGTTGCATGCATGTTTCTGTATGACTGGATTATCTTCTCATTGCAAGTGATTAGTGCTTGAAGGATCACTTGCACCCTAAAATGTTGAGAGTTATGTAAAGAGTTAAATCCATATGAAATTAATGTTTACTTCTACAAATTCTTATTGTTTCATAAATAGTCTTTTATTGAATACTACATTATACTATGCTCAAAATATGGCAGACTAAGAGTTCATCTGGTGAAGGATCTACTACTTCAACTGCTCCTTCAGTTAAGGTGAGTTAATATACTATGTTATTGAGCACTGTTgtttatattaacattatttgacTATTCTTGTTCTTGGGGCTTTTCCACTACTTGATTTGATTATTGTTTtgatattttacattaaaatttatagaatAACTGCATATAAAATGATTCAGTGGAAAATTTAATCACATCAATTTCTACTCATGTGTCTAACCCAAACAAGTTACAAATGCAAGCATTTTCTATTCCACTAAAAGGAAAGAGTGGCATCAATTGGTATATAGTGTTATTTTGGGCCTTTTCTTATTAATGATATGCATGTTTGTCTAAAagtgttaattttttcttccaaagaaaagtaagtttttttttttattaaaagaaaggaaaaacaaacaaacttaCTTGTAAACTCATAAGAGTTTTACCTAATACAAtaaggtttaaaaaaatatcatagtatcaaaacagaatttaatatgatatgTAGAATAAATATTTGACTTTCAACATCTTAATAAAGCAAACCTCAACAAGAAAGTATAACAATACATATTATAACCATAACACTAAATGGTCATAGTGGAGGGGTTAAAAAATGCCACGTTATAGTGTTATTTGTTATAATGGCACTATAACATAGTTGTCAATACCGGTGTAGCGGAGCGGAGCGGTCGACCCCAAAAGTGGGATAACGGGATAGTGGATGGCAGGATGACTgcttttctaatgttttttttttatatatgttaaataattaataatgtatatatatatattcaaaaacaaatatatatatatatatatatatatatatataagtttttaatattatttaattattaacattattattatatattaatatttttcggCTACAATTTAACTAGATATGTtaaactttaaaacaaaaatataaatatataaataattagtaatatatatgttcaaaaacaaaaatatatatatatatatatatatatataagtttttaatattataaaattatgatattattatatttatttaatattatttctatattattatatattaatatcgtTTGCCTCTACATAAGCCAATCCTAGtggtatatatgttttttttttgctgaatccCCTAATGGTATATTAAAATGTGAATTTACTGTACACACATGGTAGATACTAGATAATTGTTAAGGCTGGACAATTTTGGGATAGGTGGAGATAAATAGTTAGTGGAGCGCGCGGGTGCAACTTCGTCAAGTGAGATATGAGATCGAGGGTTTCTTAGCAACACAGAACAGAGCAGAAGAAGCAACACAGAGCCCTCCctctctccctccctccctccctccctctctctctctctctctctctctctgggaagaacaaagcagaagaagcaacacAGAATAGAACCACTGAACCCACTTATAACCACCAGTGCTTCGAAGTAGCGGCGCGAAAAACCGCTCCGCCATGCTCCGCCACGATAGCGGCTGCTCCAGCCGTGACCCGAAACCGCGCCGCTACACACATGTCCGTCGCAGATGGGTGCCGCTCCGCCGCTATAGCGGCCGCTACGGCCGCTACGGCCGCTATTGACAACTATGATTTAACAACATTAGTTGAGATGTAAAGAATTCACAGAATTGGAATCTTTCTTCCAACCCTCATCCAATGTTGTTAAATAACCATTATAGCGTCACCAAAATGCTATTACGTTAGAGTTACGGAGGTACTGTAATGGTTATTTAACAACATTGTTTGAGATGGAAAGAATTCACCCAATTGGAATCTTTCTTCCAACCTTCATTCAATGTTGTTAAATGACCATTATAGTGCTACCATATTGCTATAATGTTATGGCGGCACTATAAAGGTTATTAACAACATTGGATGAGGGTTGGAAGAAAGATTCCAATTGGGGGAATTCTTTACATTTCAACCAATGTTGTTAAATAACCGTTATAGTGCTCTGCCATTGGTAACCTTGCtttctttgatttgtttttgtacGAATACATGGTGCTTTGTAAATTTTGTTGGTTCGCTGTTGTGTAAATTTTTCTCGCAATGAGAttcaagaaaaatatcaattaatgcATAGTGAAAAATAATAAGGCAATTGTAAAAGGAAAATAGGGACAAAGCATGGACACCCCTTCAGAATTTAAGTTTTATGTCTGAACTCTGAATTCAATTTTTACTTGTTCAATCCCATTTTAATCAGTTTTGACCATGATCTTGGCTTGGTACTGGACATGAAGCCATGCTGGTTGAACTGATTGGATTGGTTGGTTTGCGCAATGAGattcaagaaaaatattaaactttagtACTGGCCCACATGGACTTCTGTTTACTTGCTGTTGCCTGGCTTTTCTTattgtttattcttttttgtttttttatctttctatagTTGAGCCATATGCCACTTATCTGTTCTAGTAGTCTACTACACTTTGACTGgctgttttttttaattgaacacCAATAAACTGAGACTATTCATTGTTAGTATTTCTGACAACTGGCAGTATTTCCTTCTAAAAAATCGAATGATGTCTCATAATTTGTCATGTATAGAATAGCTTTAGCTGAAAGAGCAAAGTTGACATGCATTGTTTGAgcagtattttatttattcaatctTTATTAGTACTTGTTAATTCTATTCCACTCATAAAAGAATATAATGAATAGaaaaagcagaaagggaaagggaagagaaagaaaatgaaaattgttaTGAAGTTGACATTTTATTAAGTGAcgtagaaataataataataaaataatatattcccCTCTTTTTAACTTGTGAAAATTCCATTAACCGATGTGTCAAATTATGCAGGCAAGTGCAACTCCTACTTCAACCTCTGTGTCTGCTGCGCCTCAAGCTCCTGCTTCAACTGGAGCAACGTCAGTCGtgattttttcatttcttttctttctctttctatttgtttagataaattttaattaaaatattttttacgtcAAATGTATTGTTTCTACAACTTCATTCCATTTTGATAGGCCTACACCTGTTACTGCCCCAGCTGCTCCTGCTTCTGCTGCAGCTCCTGCTCCTATATCTTCAGGCTCTGCTGTGTAATATTCCTTTTTCTGTTATAATTGGAATTAACCTTTTACTTGTTAGATATCTATTTTGAAGATAGAACATTCTTTCAATTCCCATTGGTTTATTTTAAATCTGGTTAAAAGAAACTTTGTTGAAGCAGGCCAGAGTCTGATATATATGGGCAGGCAGCATCTAATCTTGTTGCTGGAAGTAACTTGGAGGGAACCATTCAGCAAATCCTTGACATGGGTGGAGGAAGCTGGGACAGGGATACTGTTGTTCGTGCTCTTCGTGCTGCTTATAACAACCCTGAGAGAGCTGTTGAATATTTGTATTCCGTATGTTGTAGGATATaactactttatattttaatggcTGTTTTTTCTACAGTTTGGCTTTGCTTCCATTTGTTTGGAAATTTAGCGTTGGATTATTGCTTTGGTTCTTTTATTATGTTCTCTTGCactctatttaattaaaatattgtttgttGTTGATAATTGTTAGGGCATACCAGAGCAAGCTGAAGCTCCACCTGTTACCCGAGAGCCTGCAAGTGCTCAACCTGCAAATCCTCCAGCTGCTGCTCCACAGGCAGCACAACCAGCATCTGTTCCTTCTAGTGGACCTAATGCCAATCCTTTAGATCTCTTTCCCCAGGTAGCTtctgaaacatttttttatcaactaaaaaaagataaaggataaatatattttggtgTACTCAATACTGTTTAATGATAGGGCCTTCCAAATGTTGGGTCTGGTGCTGCTGGTGCTGGCTCTTTAGACTTTCTTCGCAACAGTCAACAGGTATTCACTATTTGCCTTTGTCCCACCACTTAATTTTGTACTTGCAAGGCTTGTCGATGCTGAATTTTTCAATGTTGTGCTGTGTTTCAGTTCCAAGCCTTACGCGCTATGGTACAGGCTAATCCACAAATATTGCaggttttcttaatttcttctttgcCTTGgtagtgtatgttctgtttgtaTATTCTCTTCATCACAGTTCCCTGAATTTTGCGTTTCTTGCAGCCTATGCTACAAGAGCTTGGCAAACAAAATCCTCATCTTATGCGATTGATTCAAGAGCATCAAGTTGACTTCCTTCGCCTAATTAATGAACCCGTTGAAGGGGGTGAGGGGTAAGGGTTAATCTATACTATACTTTGCATTTTCTttgtgttgttattttttttacctatcaATGATGTCCTGTGACTTAATTTTCTATTATGTTTTAGAAATATACTGGGACAGCTAGCTAGTGCCATGCCGCAAGCAGTGACAGTCACCCCTGAGGAACGGCAAGCAATTGAACGTGTAAGTCTATCCTCTCGAGTCTTGTCTGTATTAAACAATGAATTTCATATGTTTTCCCTGTCTGATGCCCCTAGAACATAGGGAACATTATTCTCATTTTAAACTGCCTGGCTTCTTTTTCTTACATTAATAAATTTCATCTGTAATTTTGCATATTTAATGGTCTATAATTCAATAATAGGATGTGATgagaatattttgttttggttaAAAAAGTAGGTTTTAATGAATGAGCTTATGTTTGGAAACATTTATTTAGTGATTTTGATGCAATGCTGTTTGAGTAGTGTAAATGAAAATCACTTTTAGATATATAACTATTAAATTCAAAGCCAATAGTAGCTGTTAAGTTGGTTACCTACCTCCGTTCctatatataataaacaaataccTAAATCATCAAGACCAATAAAAGTAGTTAAGTTGgttaactttaattaataatatcatcaatttaatttttttttctttcaaaaataccCATTGAACTAAATGGTTTAAGTGGTGGTTGCATTTAATgacattatttttcaagaaataacTTTTTCCACCATTGAATATGACTTATCTCGTTAATAATCTTTACAATAAATAAGGTTATAGAaggaaattaacaattaatgcaTTTGATAGTGTTCATGTGTTTCTTACATTTAGGAACAAAAGAATGTTtccatttgtttcttatatgtaGCAACAGGGGTTGTATTAGTTTGTTGTATGTGGGCTAATAGAAATTCAATCCATTTCATAAGAAAAGTGCGACCAATTATCCAAACAACaaaactaattattaaaaatagaaatttattgtTGCATTATTAAGTTAGTAATATAATATGAAAGGATACTTCTGTAATGCCGCTTTTACGATGAGGGAGGTATTCTTCTCACAGGATTCTGGCTTCTTTAATGCAAACTAAACACAGCCCAAgtctatataaataataatggtAGCTTTATATAACTTGTATTGACTATGTAATCCAAACTCTTCCGATTAAACCTACCGAGAGTCACTGATACAGTTGGATGAGTTTGTGGAGTTGTACAATTAGCATTTGACGTTTTGCTTGCATTTAacatttgttaaaaatttatgtGGATTTTGGTTACATGTTCATCATAAATAAAGAATGTAGTCTCACTTCTGATCTTAAGCAGAAAACAGCACCCTCCTGTTTTTTTAGGAACAGCAGGGTGAATATCTTGATAACTAGTTCTTGTGTAatttcattaacttttgatactTGTTTTCTGCCCCAGCTCGAAGCAATGGGATTTGATCGTGCAACTGTATTGGAGGTGTACTTCGCTTGTAACAAAAATGAGGAGCTGGCTGCCAACTACCTTTTAGATCACATGCACGAGTTTGATGAATAATTAGATCTCCTTTCCAATTTGTCAAAATAGTTGTTTTATGTTTCCTTTTGAACAGTCTTTGTTATGTAATGAGGTAATATTTGATAATGACAAGTCTCGAATGGACAAGAGATATTTTAATCACTGCATTATTGCACAGGtattcatcattttcttctcttagaAATTTTATCAATATTCTTATACAGGGCTGTTTGGCttgtattattgtttattatggTGCATTCCCTTAACTTGTCTAATGATGCTTTTTTAAGTTACTCGTAAATCTAGTAATGTCAAAATTGTTAGTTTTCTAACCATCCTACTCATGAGGAGGTTTTCCTTCCCTTCCAAGAGGAGGTTCTACATTAACAAATCCAGTGGTGTTTTTCATTCACCGTCTCATcgctctctcttttctttcccCACCTTCAATGATTTTTCCAAGAGATTGCTTTTCAACAAATTATGTTGTGTTACCTGATAATAATCGCCTAATCCTGAGAACAACAGATTGATAAGCCAAACTGTTTAAAGGGTCAATGTAAATATGATTTAAAGTAAATGCAGAAGAGAACCACTCAACCAGATTCTGGAATTTCGTCACCTGCTTTTATATAGTAAGGTTAATGATCTTATTTACAGGAGATTCATATATGAATGTGTATAATTTACAGTTGAAGCAGAGAATAGAAGTTGATCTTATTTACACGGACAAGAGGAACGGGATTTGGTtttgttttacatttaaattgaaacaggatttgtttttttttttttttttttaaattaagatttgatttttttctcctGACCtggtaatataattttttttttcttattaaaatttgatttttttgctgACTTGGCTATTGTTGTACAAGTTATTGTACAAAATGGTTGTATGAATATCATTATTCAATCACAAAACACATTAAAATTAATCTGTTTTATTAATCTCTAATATGTctttagaagaaaaagaaaaagcacgTAAAGCGGACTTtcagtttaaaagaaaaaatgtagtTAGGTCCTATTAAGTCAATGTTTGGATTAGCGTTCCTGTGGCATCCAACTGACGTTTGCAAAAAGAAGGATCATTTTGGCCAGAGAAACAAACATGAACTAAGTAGGGTGGAGTATGTCTTTATGCCACTTAGTTTACTTATTGGGTTTCATTGGTCATGTTGTAGGTCATGTCATTTATACCTCCCAAAATTTAGACATAGAAAGAGTGCATTCCTTTCAAGTGAGAATAGTAACGAAAATTTAACGAGGAAGCATAAAATCTCTTCCTTTTACTTGATAAAATGGCATTCTTTCTAATATGCACATTTGGCCATTGTATGGGGTTTGTgacatggattttttttttctaggttTCTTTTGCGTATTGTGTAAAAATTATTactagaaaaaatgtttttaatatcaattattttggACATTCAATATCGATTACAAATCTATGTTAAAACTATCATCATTAAAAGTATCATTTTTAACATTAGttatgaaaaccgatgttgaaatacACTACAACATCGGTTCTTCCCAAAACTAATTTGATATAGtaagaaatatacaaaaaaatataaaatttaaaaccaacatcggttttgatcAAATGTTGTATGGTGCattacaacatcggttctatcaaaatcgatgttgtttttgcatttttttatattatttattttgttaatattatttaaacttgcaaattgaaaacaaaatcaacccaGGCAGTACActatattatattcaaattattattaaataaatactatcaaataaaagaaatactaaacgTAATGAAACAATAATTTCGATACATAAAATCATCTATAACCTAAGCTAAACATAACTCTATAATTGTAAAATTCCTTAAACACCTCATGCTTCATTTttaactcttaaaaaaaatcttgcttACTGAATGCAAATTGTCTTTATTCTCTTTGATTCCAATGGTCTTGGATCACTAAAATACTACacgatataataaaacataacttaATAAGTGTAAATAATAACAACTATAACAAATGAAATTAGTTTTCAAGTAAACAATTATCATTTCCCAATTATCCTTAAAACCTCCTAGGACTATggttgacatccaatgcatgatGTAATAGctgcactcagtgcttcctctttgcttattacactaaattcaataagATATTTTGTTAAGGCCTCTATTTGCTGAGTCAAGAGTTTGTTCTGAGCTAGAATTGCATTCTGAGTATCCAACTCCATTATACCTTTCCTTTGAACTGGAGCCCTATCATGGTGACTCTGATAATCACTGGCTACAATGGAGTCAATGATTACAACTGCTTCCTCAAGGTTCTTGGACATCATATTACCTCCAACTGAGGCATCAAGAACCATTTTTGTCCGAGGTCTCAAACCACTGTAGAAAATATGTAATTGTgcagcatcatcaaaactatggTTTGGGCACCTTCACAACAAAGACTTGAATCTCTCTCATGTTTCACAGAGAGGTTCATCAGACCCTTGGAAAAAAAGTAGCGATGGCTGATTTTGCATTGATGAATCTAGACGGAGGAAAGAACCTTGCAATGAATTTTTCCTTCACTTCTTCCAAGTGTTGGGACTTTTGTTTGGATGTGATTGGAGCCATGTCTTTGCCTTACCTatcaaggagaatgggaaagCTATGAGGTAGACAACTTCCACATCTTCGTCAGAAGCTGCCATGGTACTGCACAACTTCATGAAGGTAGACAAATGTGTGTATGAGTCCTCATGATCATTCCAGCAAAAGGGTGTGAACATACTTAGCAATGTTGGCTTGAACTCCACAACCTTGTTACTGAAAGGAGGAATGGCTATGTTGTTGTAATGCTTTGGTCCTTGTTGATAAGCATAGTCACCAAGAGTCCTCCTTGGTGGTCTATTTCTTTCTCCTCCTCTTCCCACCATACTATCAATTACAAGTGGCTTTTCTGGTGAAGGAGAATCAATAGAAAAAGATTTACCTGTTGGCTTAgtgcttgtttctttttctttctattcttcctttcagtCCTGGCAATTTCTGGATCAAATAGCGGTTTATTTGTAGGAAATTTACCTCGCATAAAGGAAAAAGAACAAACTACAATAAACCATGAGCACCGAGgttagcaaaaataaaatataacaagagagaatttatacaaaatcaaaataaaagaaataaatacaaaagtaaGGGAAATAGCCTATctaactaaaaatttaaattcgaaAGAACTGAGTGAACGACTCAAGTCCCCCAACAACGGTGCTAGAAACTTGATAGACTATTGGCTAGTGTATCTATGTCATCGCAGGTTACAGATTCTATAAAAGAGATCGTCTCCACAGGGACTTGAGTTACTCAATTCCTTCGAATAAAATTTATCAGttcaatagttatgtacaaaaaATTTAATCGAAATTTCATGGGCTTAACGAAAATAACGAAAGAGcggagaaaacaaaaataactgaatttgtGCGTAATAACTGCATAAAATTACGAAAACaagtaaaatgaatttaattaattcaagagaAACATAGGATTGGGTTTCATCATTCATACCCTCAATATCCAAATAAGATTAATGcatatgaatcattttctaacattattgaTGCACACATTAAATCACCCCAAATCGATCCCTTGCATTCGAGAATCATAGGATATTTATCGAATATTGATTCCTCgcatatgaaataaatatctcAGCATTATAATCATTATCTCGTGCTATTTGCAATCAAAACattatgctctattcctagcTATGTAACATAAAGAGTAAATTCattcagttcaaattctaagagtatTTCTAgtcaaacttaaattttaatttcatgaaactagtgatcaaatagagTCAAACCTTAATCACCAGTAAGGAAATCACCAGTAATGAGTtgaaaatattcatatatatatatatatatatatatatatatatatatatatatatatataatatcaaaagagatacataagggtacgaagattacatccaatcctttgGAGAAACTAGCCGATCATCGTGTAGAGCACAAGGTCAATAGAAGAAACGATGAAGGATGCGATCCTCAATCACTTTTTTGCAGCTCCAACcccacttttctctcttctctctccttGTTCGTGTTGTTCTTCCTTTGGTTTATTCCTCTTTGGTTTTTCTCCTTGCAATGCATGGCTTTTATACAAAATGATCCAAGAGGTGCCAGACCAACTCGCCCAGGTGAGTTGGTTGCTTAAGGCTGAAGAAATTTCACTAGTCTAAGCGAGTTGATTGTTAGCTTGGGCGAGTGGTACTCtgaaatattacaaaaatgatCCTTTTGCCCTTCAACTTGGCTTGATTTCTGGATCCAACAAACAACCATCGAAACATAAGGAATGAATGGATGAATCttccatatttaaacaaaaatattaataaatgtaCAATATAAAAAACAACTAGAATTAAGtaaagtttataagaaaactattacaatcgAAAGATAAGTGTTAACATTCTAATCccaaaaatatctaaaatatgGCCCTTATCATAACCTCAACCTATGTATTACTACTGTTGTCTTGTACCAGTGTACCTTGTATAGAGTAActcatacacatttttttattcattaacatGTAAAATGCTTTACaaatgttagtctattttagcTCTCAACACCTTTTGTCTCAGACAATTACTAGTTAggcatatatataaacatttgtTAGGCTACCATTTGTCTTAAATATAAAGGTGATGGGGAAATGATGGATGCAAGTTGCATTAAGTTAATACAATATGCCAATGTTTGATACTGCATTTGTATGATGAT of Glycine soja cultivar W05 unplaced genomic scaffold, ASM419377v2 tig00005439_1_pilon_451196_845285, whole genome shotgun sequence contains these proteins:
- the LOC114404177 gene encoding ubiquitin receptor RAD23c-like; the protein is MKVFVKTLKGTHFEIEVNPSDTLSEVKKNIETVQGADVYPAAQQMLIHQGKVLKDGTTLEENKVAENSFIVIMLSKTKSSSGEGSTTSTAPSVKASATPTSTSVSAAPQAPASTGATPTPVTAPAAPASAAAPAPISSGSAVPESDIYGQAASNLVAGSNLEGTIQQILDMGGGSWDRDTVVRALRAAYNNPERAVEYLYSGIPEQAEAPPVTREPASAQPANPPAAAPQAAQPASVPSSGPNANPLDLFPQGLPNVGSGAAGAGSLDFLRNSQQFQALRAMVQANPQILQPMLQELGKQNPHLMRLIQEHQVDFLRLINEPVEGGEGNILGQLASAMPQAVTVTPEERQAIERLEAMGFDRATVLEVYFACNKNEELAANYLLDHMHEFDE